Proteins encoded together in one Miscanthus floridulus cultivar M001 chromosome 16, ASM1932011v1, whole genome shotgun sequence window:
- the LOC136510005 gene encoding uncharacterized protein, translated as MDGPGIRRKQYGFKSNAHQGAGAVTSTSSGKRKGKASAGGGKKPPIKVVFIGNPVRVTTSEAGFRALVQELTGRHADPYKYSGGGSSSGGSPVEPQHQAGAMLLPSPVSTPSSDAASASAAGAIQVSVPAYDDDDSFAPQLIDNSYSAFSPPTFLYGPHGEL; from the coding sequence ATGGACGGGCCGGGGATTCGCAGGAAGCAGTACGGTTTCAAGAGCAATGCTCACCAAGGCGCGGGCGCGGTGACCAGCACCAGCTCGGGCAAGCGCAAGGGGAAGGCTTCTGCCGGCGGCGGAAAGAAGCCACCGATCAAGGTGGTGTTCATCGGCAACCCCGTGCGGGTGACGACCAGCGAGGCGGGCTTCCGCGCGCTGGTGCAGGAGCTCACCGGCCGCCACGCCGACCCGTACAAgtacagcggcggcggcagcagcagcggggGCAGCCCCGTGGAGCCGCAGCATCAGGCGGGCGCGATGCTGCTGCCCAGCCCTGTCAGCACCCCGTCATCggacgccgcctccgcctccgctgccGGCGCGATCCAAGTCTCAGTGCCGGcttacgacgacgacgacagcttCGCGCCGCAGCTGATCGACAACAGCTACTCCGCGTTCTCGCCGCCGACGTTCCTCTACGGCCCGCACGGCGAGCTGTGA